In Nocardia asteroides, a single genomic region encodes these proteins:
- a CDS encoding nitroreductase: MTAIETGQYTALRRLLDERWTCRQFRPEPAPMQTLEQLLLAAQRTPSWCNTQPWRVEVTDGAGTERFRTALGEHLTAPDGGPDFPFPPGYAGVYQQRRRECGSQLYASVGIERGDRAAAFRQTMRNFEFFDAPHVAIVSTPAELGVYAAVDCGLYLNSFLLAAQSLGLGAAPQAALATYAPFVRRHFGIPDDHRVVAGISFGYPDPEHPVNTFRTTRADLADTVHFHRA; this comes from the coding sequence ATGACAGCGATCGAGACCGGCCAGTACACCGCGCTGCGGCGCCTGCTGGACGAACGCTGGACCTGCCGTCAGTTCCGCCCCGAGCCGGCGCCGATGCAGACCCTCGAGCAGCTGCTGCTCGCCGCGCAGCGCACGCCGTCCTGGTGCAACACCCAGCCCTGGCGGGTCGAGGTCACCGACGGCGCGGGCACCGAGCGCTTCCGCACCGCGCTCGGCGAGCACCTGACCGCCCCCGACGGCGGCCCCGACTTCCCCTTCCCGCCCGGCTACGCCGGCGTCTACCAGCAGCGGCGCCGCGAGTGCGGCAGCCAGCTCTACGCCAGCGTCGGGATCGAGCGCGGCGACCGGGCGGCCGCCTTCCGGCAGACCATGCGCAACTTCGAGTTCTTCGACGCGCCGCACGTCGCGATCGTGAGCACCCCCGCCGAGCTCGGCGTCTACGCCGCCGTCGACTGCGGCCTCTACCTGAACAGCTTCCTGCTGGCCGCGCAGAGCCTCGGCCTCGGCGCCGCCCCGCAGGCCGCGCTCGCCACCTACGCCCCCTTCGTCCGCCGCCACTTCGGCATCCCGGACGACCACCGCGTGGTCGCGGGCATCTCCTTCGGCTACCCCGACCCCGAGCACCCGGTCAACACCTTCCGCACCACCCGCGCCGATCTGGCCGACACCGTCCACTTCCACCGCGCCTGA
- a CDS encoding TetR/AcrR family transcriptional regulator, which produces MSAVPPMLQRILEKPVAGGERLLESAFSAFLDFGIKRTSMGEIARRAGISPATLYRRFESKNDLVEAVTVREAQRFVAEIDGRVRTVSGSDDQLVEIFVAFITAIAGNQLLRRLLRTEPELILPKLTTDAGPVLAIGRTYLAEKLRELGEPGTAEQIDPDLIAEIMARLALSLALTPDGLIPIDDAEAGRDFARRTLLPMIGVRPRS; this is translated from the coding sequence ATGTCCGCGGTTCCGCCGATGCTCCAGCGCATCCTGGAGAAGCCCGTGGCCGGCGGCGAGCGGTTGCTGGAGAGCGCCTTCTCGGCCTTTCTCGACTTCGGCATCAAGCGCACCAGCATGGGCGAGATCGCGCGCCGGGCCGGGATCAGCCCGGCCACGCTCTACCGCCGCTTCGAGTCCAAGAACGATCTGGTGGAGGCGGTCACGGTGCGCGAGGCGCAGCGCTTCGTCGCCGAGATCGACGGCCGGGTGCGCACCGTCAGCGGCTCCGACGACCAGCTGGTGGAGATCTTCGTCGCCTTCATCACCGCGATCGCGGGCAACCAGCTGCTGCGCAGACTGCTGCGCACCGAGCCGGAGCTGATCCTGCCCAAGCTCACCACCGACGCGGGCCCGGTGCTCGCCATCGGCCGCACCTACCTGGCGGAGAAGCTGCGCGAGCTAGGCGAGCCCGGCACCGCCGAGCAGATCGACCCCGACCTGATCGCCGAGATCATGGCCCGGCTCGCGCTCTCGCTCGCGCTCACCCCGGACGGGCTCATCCCGATCGACGACGCCGAGGCGGGCCGGGACTTCGCCAGGCGCACCCTGCTGCCCATGATCGGGGTCCGACCCCGGTCCTGA
- a CDS encoding gamma carbonic anhydrase family protein has translation MRIEIGGHAPDIDERAWVAPTATVIGRVSLAAEVSIWYGAVLRADLETIAVGAGSNIQDGCVLHADPGFPLTVGSGVSVGHNAILHGCTVEDDVLVGMGATVLNGAVIGAGSLIAANALIPEGARIPPGSLVAGVPGKVRRELGDAERDGIKLNAAVYVHNTATHRDATPL, from the coding sequence ATGCGAATCGAGATCGGCGGCCACGCCCCTGACATCGACGAACGCGCCTGGGTGGCGCCCACCGCGACGGTGATCGGCCGGGTCAGCCTCGCCGCCGAGGTCAGCATCTGGTACGGCGCTGTGCTCCGCGCCGACCTGGAGACCATCGCCGTCGGCGCGGGCAGCAATATCCAGGACGGCTGCGTGCTGCACGCCGACCCCGGCTTCCCGCTCACCGTCGGCAGCGGGGTCTCGGTGGGCCACAATGCGATCCTGCACGGCTGCACCGTCGAGGACGATGTGCTGGTCGGCATGGGCGCCACCGTCCTGAACGGCGCGGTGATCGGCGCGGGCAGCCTGATCGCGGCCAATGCCCTGATCCCGGAGGGCGCGCGAATTCCGCCGGGCTCCCTGGTCGCGGGCGTTCCGGGCAAGGTGCGGCGCGAACTCGGCGACGCCGAGCGCGACGGCATCAAGCTGAACGCCGCTGTGTACGTTCACAACACGGCCACCCATCGGGACGCCACTCCGCTGTGA
- a CDS encoding GlxA family transcriptional regulator — protein MHEVAVLAFDAISPFHLAVPTLVFGRVGVDGPSPYLVRVCAEQPGRLSTPAGFALHVEHGLDCLTTADTVVVPSWQRDATPTPELIAALRAAHARGARLVGLCLGAWVIAATGLADGRELTTHWAAANALAAAFPAVRVRADTLWSDLGDIVTSAGVAAALDCCLHLVRTDHGSLAAAELAGALVTAPHRSGSQAQYIPIPVPDPADDDPVERAMVWARANLAEPIELDGLAAVAHMSRRTFTRRFRDRTGASPQQWLLHQRVDAARLLLETTDETVERVAGRAGFGSAVSLRHHFQRRLGTSPAGHRAQFRPG, from the coding sequence ATGCACGAGGTCGCGGTGCTCGCCTTCGACGCCATCAGCCCCTTCCACCTCGCCGTCCCGACCCTGGTCTTCGGCCGCGTCGGGGTCGACGGCCCGAGCCCCTACCTGGTCCGGGTCTGCGCCGAACAGCCGGGAAGGCTCAGCACCCCCGCCGGTTTCGCCCTGCACGTCGAACACGGCCTCGACTGCCTGACCACCGCCGACACCGTCGTCGTCCCGAGCTGGCAGCGGGACGCGACCCCCACCCCCGAGCTCATCGCCGCACTGCGCGCCGCCCACGCCCGCGGCGCCCGGCTGGTCGGGCTCTGCCTCGGCGCCTGGGTGATCGCCGCGACCGGGCTCGCCGACGGCAGGGAGCTCACCACGCACTGGGCCGCCGCCAACGCGCTGGCCGCGGCCTTCCCCGCGGTACGGGTACGCGCCGACACCCTCTGGTCCGACCTCGGCGACATCGTCACCTCGGCGGGCGTCGCCGCCGCGCTCGACTGCTGCCTGCACCTGGTGCGCACCGACCACGGCAGCCTCGCCGCCGCCGAACTGGCGGGCGCGCTGGTCACCGCGCCGCACCGGAGCGGCTCGCAGGCCCAGTACATCCCGATCCCGGTCCCCGACCCCGCCGACGACGACCCGGTCGAGCGCGCCATGGTCTGGGCGCGGGCCAACCTGGCCGAGCCGATCGAGCTGGACGGCTTGGCCGCCGTCGCGCACATGTCCCGGCGCACCTTCACCCGCCGCTTCCGCGACCGCACCGGCGCCAGCCCGCAGCAGTGGCTGCTGCACCAGCGGGTGGACGCGGCCCGGTTGCTGCTGGAGACCACCGACGAGACGGTCGAGCGGGTCGCGGGCCGGGCCGGCTTCGGCTCCGCGGTCAGCCTGCGCCACCACTTCCAGCGCAGGCTGGGGACCAGCCCGGCCGGGCACCGCGCGCAATTCCGGCCCGGCTAG
- a CDS encoding MBL fold metallo-hydrolase, whose amino-acid sequence MTFSFEALHVGGPTLRFRYAGRSWLTDPTFDEPGDYPGPVPLHKLHGPAVPRAELGPIDVVLLSHDEHADNLDTAGRELLGEVPLVLSTPGAGERIPGVRGLAAWQTVAVGEVEVTAVPALHGPAGCEPVTGVVTGFVLRAAGEPVVYLSGDNASVEVVARIVERAGPIDVAVLNVGAANVGLFGDADVTLNARSAVRAAELLGAAVVVPVHGEGWAHFSETLEHLRRTFEYAGRAEQLRIPVPGVVFGIGAPTRV is encoded by the coding sequence ATGACGTTTTCCTTCGAGGCACTGCACGTCGGCGGGCCGACGCTGCGCTTCCGCTACGCCGGGCGCAGCTGGCTCACCGATCCCACCTTCGATGAGCCGGGCGACTACCCGGGCCCGGTTCCGCTGCACAAACTGCACGGCCCCGCGGTGCCGCGGGCCGAGCTCGGGCCGATCGACGTGGTGCTGCTCTCGCACGACGAGCACGCCGACAACCTCGACACCGCCGGGCGGGAGCTGCTCGGGGAGGTGCCGCTCGTGCTCTCCACGCCGGGTGCGGGCGAGCGCATTCCGGGGGTGCGCGGGCTGGCGGCGTGGCAGACGGTCGCGGTCGGCGAGGTCGAGGTGACCGCGGTGCCTGCGCTGCACGGGCCGGCGGGGTGCGAGCCGGTGACCGGGGTGGTGACCGGGTTCGTGCTGCGGGCGGCGGGGGAGCCGGTGGTCTACCTGTCAGGGGACAATGCCTCGGTCGAGGTGGTGGCGCGGATCGTGGAGCGGGCCGGGCCGATCGATGTCGCGGTGCTGAACGTCGGGGCGGCGAATGTCGGGCTGTTCGGGGACGCCGATGTCACGTTGAACGCGCGGAGCGCGGTGCGGGCGGCGGAGTTGCTCGGGGCGGCGGTCGTCGTGCCGGTGCACGGGGAGGGGTGGGCGCATTTCAGCGAGACGCTGGAGCATCTGCGGCGCACGTTCGAGTACGCCGGGCGGGCGGAGCAGTTGCGGATTCCGGTGCCGGGAGTGGTGTTCGGGATCGGCGCGCCCACCCGGGTCTGA
- the ald gene encoding alanine dehydrogenase, producing MRIGVPREIKDQEFRVALTPAGAAELVRHGHEVLVERGAGAGSGFGDLDYTGSGAIAVADADELWGAAELVLKVKEPIAVEYPRLRRGQVLFTFLHLAASRACTEALLSSGVTALAYETVRAPDGSLPLLAPMSEVAGKLAAQVGAYHLMAPMGGAGVLPGGVPGVRPCEVVVLGGGVAGACAAEVAAGMGAQVTVLDTNQARLRELEVRFGSRIVTVASNDTEVERAVRGADLVIGSVLVPGARAPELVSTELVGRMRPGAVLVDIAIDQGGCFADSRPTTHAAPTFRVADALFYCVANMPGAVPHTATVALTNATLPAVRTIADRGVRAACRADRGLVAGLTVANGKLFSPEVGAAHGIPVAAPDLD from the coding sequence ATGCGCATCGGAGTACCGCGGGAGATCAAGGACCAGGAGTTCCGGGTGGCGCTGACCCCGGCCGGCGCCGCCGAGCTGGTCCGGCACGGGCACGAGGTGCTGGTCGAGCGGGGTGCGGGGGCCGGGTCCGGGTTCGGGGATCTCGACTACACCGGGTCCGGCGCGATCGCGGTCGCCGACGCCGACGAGCTCTGGGGCGCGGCCGAGCTGGTGCTCAAGGTGAAGGAGCCGATCGCCGTCGAGTACCCGCGGCTGCGCAGGGGGCAGGTGCTCTTCACCTTCCTGCACCTGGCCGCCTCCCGCGCCTGCACCGAGGCGCTGCTGAGCTCCGGCGTCACAGCGCTCGCCTACGAGACGGTGCGCGCCCCGGACGGCTCGCTGCCGCTGCTCGCGCCGATGAGCGAGGTGGCGGGCAAGCTCGCGGCGCAGGTCGGGGCGTACCACCTGATGGCGCCGATGGGCGGGGCCGGGGTGCTGCCCGGCGGGGTGCCCGGGGTGCGGCCGTGCGAGGTGGTCGTGCTCGGGGGCGGGGTGGCCGGCGCCTGCGCGGCCGAGGTGGCCGCCGGGATGGGCGCGCAGGTGACCGTGCTCGACACCAACCAGGCCAGGCTGCGCGAGCTGGAGGTGCGCTTCGGCAGCCGGATCGTCACCGTCGCCTCGAACGACACCGAGGTCGAGCGGGCGGTCCGCGGCGCCGACCTGGTGATCGGCTCGGTGCTGGTGCCGGGCGCGCGGGCGCCGGAGCTGGTCTCCACCGAGCTGGTCGGACGGATGCGGCCGGGCGCCGTGCTGGTCGACATCGCCATCGACCAGGGCGGCTGCTTCGCCGACTCGCGCCCGACCACGCACGCCGCCCCGACCTTCCGGGTGGCCGACGCGCTCTTCTACTGCGTCGCCAACATGCCGGGCGCGGTCCCGCACACCGCCACCGTCGCGCTCACCAACGCCACGCTGCCCGCGGTGCGCACCATCGCGGACCGCGGGGTGCGCGCCGCCTGCCGGGCGGACCGCGGGCTGGTCGCCGGCCTCACCGTGGCGAACGGGAAGCTCTTCTCGCCGGAGGTCGGCGCGGCGCACGGCATCCCGGTCGCCGCACCCGACCTGGACTGA
- the sigJ gene encoding RNA polymerase sigma factor SigJ has product MTDETTALAREFQQHRPYLRRLAYSTLGSLADADDVVQEAWLRLQRHTESGGAPIENLRAWLSTATGRLALDHLGSARVRREQYVGEWLPEPEVTASADPADRVTQDERVTTALLVVLESLSPAERTAFVLQDVFGMSGPEVADVVGRTPAAVRQLASRARRRVQDGTPRFPASPDEHEKVVSAFALAWRSGDLAALLGVLDAEVSMTADGGGKVPAIRRPVAGAELVAKLLVGWYHAPAAKHGWGRAVLVNGRPGLLVFDGNHTGVFAFTVDAGRITAIHVVRNPDKLHDLPEAAEPDWYLTDPE; this is encoded by the coding sequence ATGACCGACGAGACGACCGCGCTGGCGCGCGAATTCCAGCAGCACCGCCCCTACCTGCGCAGACTCGCCTACAGCACGCTCGGCAGCCTGGCCGACGCCGACGACGTGGTGCAGGAGGCGTGGCTCCGGCTGCAGCGGCACACCGAGTCCGGCGGCGCCCCGATCGAGAACCTGCGCGCCTGGCTCAGCACCGCGACCGGCCGGCTCGCGCTCGACCACCTCGGCTCGGCCCGCGTGCGCCGGGAGCAGTACGTCGGCGAGTGGCTCCCGGAGCCGGAGGTGACCGCGTCGGCCGACCCCGCCGACCGCGTCACCCAGGACGAGCGGGTGACCACCGCACTCCTGGTCGTCCTGGAATCGCTCTCCCCCGCCGAGCGCACCGCCTTCGTACTGCAGGACGTCTTCGGCATGAGCGGCCCCGAGGTCGCCGACGTGGTCGGCCGCACCCCGGCCGCGGTCAGGCAGCTCGCCTCGCGCGCCCGCAGGCGGGTGCAGGACGGCACCCCGCGCTTCCCCGCCTCCCCGGACGAGCACGAGAAGGTGGTCTCCGCGTTCGCGCTGGCCTGGCGCTCCGGCGACCTCGCCGCGCTGCTCGGCGTGCTGGACGCCGAGGTCAGCATGACCGCCGACGGCGGCGGCAAGGTGCCTGCCATCCGCAGGCCGGTGGCCGGCGCCGAGCTGGTCGCCAAGCTGCTGGTCGGCTGGTACCACGCACCGGCCGCCAAGCACGGCTGGGGCCGGGCGGTGCTGGTCAACGGCAGACCGGGGCTGCTCGTCTTCGACGGCAACCACACCGGGGTCTTCGCCTTCACCGTGGACGCGGGCCGGATCACCGCCATCCACGTGGTGCGCAACCCGGACAAGCTGCACGACCTGCCCGAGGCCGCCGAGCCGGACTGGTACCTCACCGACCCGGAGTGA
- a CDS encoding cobalamin biosynthesis protein translates to MSVSTSLGLALGFALDRAFGDPRRWHPVAGFGSAALALERVSYRDARVAGAAHEVVAVGSVLALGRVVGRGGWPVVALATWTVLGGTSLARTGRRMADALEAGELGAARALLPSLCGRDPEYLDADGLARAALESIAENTSDAAVAPLFWGAVAGVPGLLGYRAVNTLDAMIGYRNARYLRFGWAAARVDDLVNLVPARLTGVLTVVLAPLLGGSAVGALAAWHRDAGAHPSPNAGVAEASAAGALGIRLGGPTRYRHGTELRPVLGSGRAPEVGDLRRAVLLSELVQFGAVLVAVAGAGVLSRSRKGGPR, encoded by the coding sequence GTGTCCGTCTCCACATCCCTCGGTCTCGCGCTCGGCTTCGCCCTCGACCGGGCGTTCGGCGATCCGCGGCGGTGGCATCCGGTGGCGGGGTTCGGGAGCGCGGCGCTCGCGCTGGAGCGGGTGAGCTATCGCGATGCGCGGGTGGCCGGGGCGGCGCACGAGGTGGTCGCGGTGGGTTCGGTGCTCGCGCTGGGGCGGGTCGTCGGGCGGGGTGGCTGGCCCGTGGTCGCGCTCGCCACCTGGACCGTGCTCGGCGGTACCAGCCTGGCGCGGACCGGGCGGCGGATGGCCGACGCCCTGGAGGCCGGGGAGTTGGGCGCCGCGCGGGCGCTGCTGCCCTCGCTCTGCGGGCGCGATCCGGAGTACCTCGATGCCGACGGCCTCGCGCGGGCCGCGCTGGAGTCCATTGCCGAGAACACCTCGGACGCGGCCGTCGCCCCGCTGTTCTGGGGTGCGGTCGCGGGCGTGCCCGGGCTGCTCGGGTACCGCGCGGTGAACACGCTCGACGCCATGATCGGGTACCGGAACGCGCGCTACCTGCGCTTCGGGTGGGCCGCCGCGCGCGTCGACGACCTCGTCAATCTGGTACCCGCCCGGCTCACCGGGGTACTCACCGTCGTGCTCGCGCCGCTGCTCGGCGGCAGCGCTGTCGGAGCGCTCGCCGCTTGGCACCGGGATGCCGGGGCGCACCCGAGCCCCAACGCCGGGGTCGCCGAGGCCTCCGCCGCGGGTGCCCTCGGCATCCGCCTGGGCGGGCCGACGCGCTACCGGCACGGCACCGAACTCCGCCCGGTTCTCGGCTCCGGCCGTGCCCCCGAGGTCGGGGACCTGCGCCGGGCGGTGCTGCTCTCCGAGCTGGTCCAGTTCGGGGCGGTGCTCGTCGCCGTCGCCGGGGCAGGGGTGTTGTCGAGATCTCGGAAGGGAGGGCCGCGCTGA
- a CDS encoding SURF1 family protein encodes MRRLAFLLRPSWLILAALVVGFAYLCFTVLAPWQLGKNTSTEHRNQLIADSVRAEPVDIGELLAADSGVRPDEVEWRRVTATGAYLPDSTVLVRLRHLDGAPGYTVLGAFRLDDGRVLLVDRGLVKAVDGSRPPAVPEPPAGPQRIEARVRDSEGVAPDRAPSTQDGFRQVYSIDTGQEAEVLGVPLTSVPTGGRGGYLQVDAGQAGVFTPSPLPQLDSGPYLSYGLQWLAFGVMAPLGLGYFAYAEIRARRAEKGGSAPVAEVASPEPVSTEQRLADRYGRPRR; translated from the coding sequence ATGCGCCGCCTCGCCTTCCTGCTCCGGCCCAGCTGGCTCATCCTGGCCGCGCTGGTGGTGGGATTCGCCTACCTGTGCTTCACCGTGCTCGCGCCGTGGCAGCTCGGCAAGAACACCAGCACCGAGCACCGCAACCAGCTGATCGCCGATTCGGTGCGCGCCGAGCCGGTCGACATCGGCGAGCTGCTCGCCGCGGACTCCGGCGTGCGGCCGGACGAGGTGGAGTGGCGCCGGGTCACCGCCACCGGTGCCTACCTGCCGGACAGCACCGTCCTCGTCCGGCTGCGGCACCTGGACGGCGCGCCCGGCTACACCGTGCTCGGGGCCTTCCGGCTGGACGACGGGCGGGTGCTGCTGGTCGACCGCGGGCTGGTGAAGGCGGTGGACGGATCGCGGCCCCCCGCCGTTCCGGAGCCGCCGGCCGGGCCGCAGCGGATCGAGGCGCGGGTGCGGGACAGCGAGGGGGTGGCGCCGGATCGGGCGCCGTCGACGCAGGACGGGTTCCGGCAGGTGTACTCCATCGACACCGGGCAGGAGGCGGAGGTGCTCGGGGTGCCGCTGACCAGCGTGCCCACCGGGGGACGGGGCGGGTATCTACAGGTCGACGCGGGGCAGGCGGGGGTCTTCACGCCGAGCCCGCTGCCGCAGCTCGATTCCGGGCCCTACCTGTCGTACGGGTTGCAGTGGCTGGCGTTCGGGGTGATGGCGCCGCTCGGGTTGGGGTACTTCGCGTACGCCGAGATTCGTGCCCGGCGGGCCGAGAAGGGTGGGTCCGCCCCGGTCGCGGAGGTTGCCTCGCCCGAGCCGGTCTCGACCGAGCAGCGGTTGGCCGACCGCTACGGCCGCCCACGACGCTGA
- the cobC gene encoding Rv2231c family pyridoxal phosphate-dependent protein CobC, translated as MPEDTIDHAALRHHGDVEAGPGMLDFAVNVRGSAPPPWLRERLAARLGDLARYPAAGDERRAREAVAERHGRSPEEVLLLGGAAEGFALLPKLGARAAVVLHPSFTEPELALRAAGVPVRRVVLQPPYTLDPGAVPDDADLVVLGNPTNPTSVLHPAAAITALRRPGRVLVVDEAFLDAVPGEPESLAGLAAPDLLVLRSLTKTWALAGLRCGYLLGAPELLARLAHGRPHWPLGTLQLEAIAATAEPGAVAWTEREALLIAAERDAMIAELRALGLTVHTPAAAPFLLLSAAGGAALRTHLAARGIAVRRADTFPGLGPDHLRVAVRDAAAVATLTTAIRGYHAAAAEHAPEPGHGTATPAHPAPTGRSHRP; from the coding sequence GTGCCCGAGGACACCATCGACCACGCCGCGCTGCGGCACCACGGCGACGTGGAGGCGGGGCCGGGCATGCTCGATTTCGCGGTGAACGTGCGCGGCAGCGCGCCGCCGCCGTGGTTGCGGGAGCGGCTCGCGGCGCGGCTGGGCGACCTGGCTCGGTACCCGGCCGCCGGTGACGAGCGGCGGGCCAGGGAGGCGGTGGCGGAGCGGCACGGGCGGAGCCCGGAGGAGGTGCTGCTGCTCGGTGGCGCCGCGGAGGGGTTCGCGCTGCTGCCGAAGCTGGGGGCGCGCGCGGCCGTCGTGCTGCACCCCTCGTTCACCGAGCCGGAGCTGGCGCTGCGCGCGGCCGGGGTTCCGGTGCGCCGGGTCGTTCTCCAGCCGCCCTACACCCTCGACCCCGGCGCGGTGCCGGACGACGCCGACCTGGTGGTGCTCGGCAACCCCACCAACCCCACCTCGGTGCTGCACCCGGCGGCCGCGATCACCGCGCTGCGCAGGCCGGGGCGGGTGCTCGTGGTCGACGAGGCCTTCCTGGACGCGGTCCCCGGCGAACCCGAGTCGCTGGCCGGGCTCGCGGCGCCGGACCTCCTCGTCCTGCGCAGCCTGACCAAGACCTGGGCGCTCGCCGGCCTGCGCTGCGGCTACCTCCTCGGCGCCCCCGAGCTGCTCGCCCGGCTGGCGCACGGCCGCCCGCACTGGCCGCTCGGCACCCTGCAGCTGGAGGCGATCGCCGCGACCGCCGAGCCGGGCGCCGTCGCCTGGACCGAGCGCGAGGCGCTGCTCATCGCCGCCGAACGCGACGCGATGATCGCCGAGCTGCGCGCACTCGGCCTCACCGTGCACACCCCAGCCGCCGCCCCCTTCCTGCTGCTCAGCGCCGCGGGCGGCGCCGCCCTGCGCACGCACCTCGCCGCCCGCGGCATCGCCGTCCGCCGCGCCGACACCTTCCCCGGCCTCGGCCCCGACCACCTCCGCGTCGCCGTCCGCGACGCCGCGGCGGTCGCCACCCTGACCACCGCCATCCGCGGGTACCACGCCGCTGCCGCCGAGCACGCGCCCGAGCCCGGCCACGGCACGGCCACCCCCGCCCACCCCGCACCCACAGGACGGAGTCACCGCCCATGA
- a CDS encoding Nif3-like dinuclear metal center hexameric protein, with the protein MTTLAELITVLDTAYPPSLAESWDSVGLVCGDPAEPVHRVHFAVDATEAVVTEAIEAGAQALVAHHPLLLRGVHTVAADTPKGALVHRLIRAGCALFTAHTNADSAAPGVSDALAEALGLTGLRPLDPQDAAPVDNWTVQVPREHTDAVAAALFAAGAGGTGNYRDCASITPSTGQFRPLAGANPAIGTRGELTRVPEDHLEVIAPPSRRTEVLAALRAAHPYEEPAFHISTRAALPTGTGLGRVGTLPAPETLRAFTARAAAALPATAWGVRAAGDPERVVETVAVCGGAGDSFLGTVARLGVDAYLTADLRHHPADEHLRAGGPALIDAAHWATEFPWCAQAAALVRRALPGLTTHVSALRTDPWTVGGGH; encoded by the coding sequence ATGACCACCCTGGCCGAACTGATCACGGTGCTGGACACCGCCTACCCCCCGTCGCTGGCCGAATCCTGGGACTCCGTCGGCCTGGTCTGCGGCGACCCGGCCGAACCGGTGCACCGCGTGCACTTCGCCGTCGACGCCACCGAGGCGGTGGTCACCGAGGCGATCGAGGCGGGGGCGCAGGCCCTGGTCGCGCACCACCCCCTGCTGCTGCGCGGGGTGCACACCGTCGCCGCGGACACCCCGAAGGGCGCCCTGGTGCACCGCCTCATCCGCGCGGGCTGCGCCCTCTTCACCGCGCACACCAACGCCGACTCCGCCGCCCCCGGCGTCTCCGACGCGCTCGCCGAGGCGCTCGGCCTCACCGGCCTCCGCCCCCTCGATCCGCAGGACGCGGCCCCGGTGGACAACTGGACCGTCCAGGTCCCCCGCGAGCACACCGACGCCGTCGCCGCCGCGCTCTTCGCCGCGGGCGCGGGCGGCACCGGCAACTACCGCGACTGCGCCTCGATCACCCCGTCCACCGGCCAGTTCCGCCCGCTGGCAGGCGCGAACCCGGCGATCGGCACGAGGGGCGAGCTGACCCGCGTCCCGGAGGACCACCTCGAGGTGATCGCCCCGCCGAGCCGCCGCACCGAGGTACTCGCCGCACTCCGCGCCGCGCACCCGTACGAGGAACCCGCCTTCCACATCAGCACCCGCGCCGCGCTCCCCACCGGCACCGGCCTCGGCCGCGTCGGCACCCTGCCCGCCCCGGAAACCCTGCGGGCCTTCACCGCGCGCGCCGCCGCCGCGCTCCCCGCCACCGCCTGGGGCGTCCGCGCCGCGGGCGACCCGGAGCGCGTCGTCGAGACGGTCGCGGTGTGCGGCGGCGCCGGAGACTCCTTCCTCGGCACGGTCGCGCGCCTCGGCGTCGACGCCTACCTCACCGCCGACCTGCGGCACCACCCCGCCGACGAGCACCTGCGCGCGGGCGGCCCCGCCCTGATCGACGCCGCGCACTGGGCCACCGAATTCCCCTGGTGCGCACAGGCCGCGGCGCTGGTCCGGCGCGCGCTGCCCGGGCTGACCACGCACGTTTCGGCGCTGCGCACCGATCCGTGGACCGTCGGCGGCGGGCACTGA
- a CDS encoding zinc ribbon domain-containing protein, with amino-acid sequence MNVEPSIQAALLRLAAADAELTRIAHRRKVLPEQQEVDRLEAERNTQKDAAVKVEIEIDDLDRDIRKLEGEVEAVRKREERDRTMLTSGAVHAKQLTDLEHELASLERRRGALEDDLLEVMERREASAADHDHAGARLSKADDDLTDAQRLRDEAVADLDVAQRRCENDRAGLIGQFPGELLALYDKQRAAHGVGAALLQARRCGACRIELDRGEIARIAGAAPDAVLRCPECGAILVRTRESGL; translated from the coding sequence GTGAATGTCGAACCATCGATCCAGGCCGCGCTGCTCCGGCTCGCGGCCGCCGATGCCGAGCTGACGCGGATCGCGCACCGGCGGAAGGTGCTGCCCGAGCAGCAGGAGGTGGACCGGCTGGAGGCGGAGCGGAACACGCAGAAGGACGCCGCGGTCAAGGTCGAGATCGAGATCGACGACCTGGATCGCGACATCCGCAAGCTGGAGGGCGAGGTCGAGGCGGTCCGCAAGCGCGAGGAGCGCGACCGCACCATGCTCACCTCCGGCGCGGTGCACGCCAAGCAGCTCACCGACCTGGAGCACGAACTGGCCAGCCTGGAGCGGCGCCGCGGCGCGCTGGAGGACGACCTGCTCGAGGTGATGGAGCGGCGCGAGGCGTCGGCGGCCGACCACGACCACGCGGGCGCCAGGCTCAGCAAGGCCGATGACGATCTCACCGACGCGCAGCGGCTGCGCGACGAGGCCGTCGCCGACCTGGACGTGGCGCAGCGGCGCTGCGAGAACGACCGGGCCGGGTTGATCGGGCAGTTCCCCGGCGAGCTGCTCGCGCTCTACGACAAGCAGCGCGCGGCGCACGGCGTCGGGGCGGCGCTGCTGCAGGCGCGGCGCTGCGGCGCCTGCCGGATCGAGCTGGACCGCGGCGAGATCGCGCGGATCGCCGGGGCCGCGCCGGATGCGGTGCTGCGCTGCCCCGAGTGCGGCGCGATCCTGGTGCGCACCAGGGAATCGGGGCTGTGA